The Methylocystis sp. ATCC 49242 region GGCTGAGCCGCCGGGAAGCGGCCAGGCGCTTCGGCGTGCACCGCAATACGATCACGAAGATGCTTCAATATTCGGTTCCGCCGGGGTATCGGCGTCGGGAGCGGCCGATCTCGAAGAAGCTGGGGCCGTATATGGCCTGGATCGACAAGGTCCTGGCGGATGATCGGCTTGTTCACGCCAAGCAGCGTCATACGGCACAGCGGATATTCGAACGGCTGCGGGACGAAGAAGGGTTTTCCGGCGGCTACACGATCGTCCGGGAATATGTCGCGCAGGCGCAGTTGCGGTCGCGCGAGATGTTTATTCCACTCAGCCATCGACCGGGGAATGCGCAGGCGGATTTTGGCGAGGCGGACGCCTATATCGCCGGCAGGAAGGTCCGCTTTCATTATTTTTGCATGGACCTGCCGCATTCGGACGGCTGCTTCGTCAAGGCCTATCCGGCGGAGACGGCGGAAGCCTTCTGCGACGGCCATGTCGCGGCCTTCGCCTTCTTTGGCGGCGTCCCCCAGTCCATTCTTTACGACAATACGCGTCTCGCGGTCGCCAGGATCGTGAAGGGTGGAGAGCGTCTGCGTTCGCAAATGTTTGCGGAACTCCAGAGCCATTACCTTTTTGCTGATCGCTTTGGCCGGCCCGGCAAGGGGAATGACAAGGGCAAGGTCGAGGGGCTTGTCGGCTATGTCCGGCGCAACTTCATGACGCCACTGCCCGTGGCGGAGAGTTTCGAGGCGCTGAACGCGAGGTTCCTGGACGCCTGCACGAAACGACGGCGGGCGATCCTGCGCGGCCAGTCGACGCCGATCGGCGAACGCATGCAGGCGGATATGGCGGCATTCCTGCCGGCGCCGCCGGCTCCCTATGACGCCTGTCACAAGGTCGCGACGCGCGTGTCGTCGATGGCGCTGGTGCGCTACCGCAACAACGATTACTCGGTCCCGATGCGCTTCGGCCATCGGGAGGTGCTGGCCAAGGGCTATGTCGATCGGGTCGAGATTGTCTGCGGCGGGGAGACCATCGCCGTGCATGCGCGCAGCTACGGCAAGGCCGAGTTCATCTACAACCCGCTGCATTATCTCGCTTTACTCGAACACAAGAGCCGCGCGCTCGATCAGGCCGCGCCGCTCGACGACTGGCGGCTTGCCGACTGCGTGCATCGTCTGCGGCGGCTGATGGAGGCGCGCATGGGGAATAGCGGGCGCCGCGAGT contains the following coding sequences:
- the istA gene encoding IS21 family transposase translates to MFTVELYARVRRAVMAEGLSRREAARRFGVHRNTITKMLQYSVPPGYRRRERPISKKLGPYMAWIDKVLADDRLVHAKQRHTAQRIFERLRDEEGFSGGYTIVREYVAQAQLRSREMFIPLSHRPGNAQADFGEADAYIAGRKVRFHYFCMDLPHSDGCFVKAYPAETAEAFCDGHVAAFAFFGGVPQSILYDNTRLAVARIVKGGERLRSQMFAELQSHYLFADRFGRPGKGNDKGKVEGLVGYVRRNFMTPLPVAESFEALNARFLDACTKRRRAILRGQSTPIGERMQADMAAFLPAPPAPYDACHKVATRVSSMALVRYRNNDYSVPMRFGHREVLAKGYVDRVEIVCGGETIAVHARSYGKAEFIYNPLHYLALLEHKSRALDQAAPLDDWRLADCVHRLRRLMEARMGNSGRREFIQVLRLMEDFHQHQVEQAVAEALRLGAISFDAVKMLLLARLENRPARLDLTFYPYLPAATVGATDPRAYLGLVAGASVIAGVMDSNAGGRHDHLA